DNA from Metabacillus flavus:
TTGAACGGAAAACGTTACTTTACCGCCTTCATCAGTATGTCTGATGGCATTATCCACAAGGTTTGTCAGTACCTGCTCGATTTTATCGGAGTCCATCACAAAACTGTCATGATCCAAGTTGAGCGATGTAGACAATTCTATGGTTTTGTCGCGGGCCATGCCCTGGAATTTCCGGGAGATCTTGCTGACAAGCTCAGATACATGCACCTCTTCATATAGAAGGGTAACATGCCCGGCTTCCATTCTGGCAAGATCAAGCAGCTCATTGACGAGCCTGCCCATTCGGAGAGATTCCTCATAGATGACTTTGGAGATTTCTTTCTTTTCCTCATCCGTACTCGCAATGTCGTCGACAATCGCTTCACTATAGCCTTGCAGCAAAGCAATCGGAGTTCTCAATTCATGGCTGACATTTGCAATGAAGTCTTTTCTCAGCTTATCGAGACGTCGTTCCTCTGTCATGTCCCTTAAGACGGCCACTGCACCGCGAACATAATCCTGATCATAAAGAGGACCCATGACCATCACCCAGAATCGCCCTTGGAGTGTCATTTCAATCACTTGTTCCTTCTCTGTGTTCACGACTCTTCGAAAAAGTTCTTTGGCTTCAGGAGGAAGCTCTTCCCCGCTTTTTATATCCATTTGCTGCTCGTAATACCAGGCCTGCAAAAACCTTTCAGCAGGAGGATTCGTGACAAGGATCGTCCCATCAATATTTAAGGTAATCACTCCATCTGCCATACTGCTGAGAATGCTTGTTAAATGCTCTTTCTCCTGATTCAGGGCATTAATATGGTATTTAAGCTGACGCCCCATCTGATTGAAAGCTGCTGCGAGCTCCCCAATCTCATCCCCGGTTAAAATCGGTACTTTTTTATCAAACTTCCCTTTTGTGAGTTCAAGGGCGGCTTCTCTCATTTTTCTAAGCGGATATGTAATTCTTGTAGACAGGAAAAATGCGAAAATGGTGGTTAAAATAAGACCTACCGCTGCTCCGATAAAGGTGTAGCGGGTTGTACTGGCTGTCGCTTCCCTGATTGATGCCAGGGATTGCGATACAAAAACAGCACCGTGCTTCCCTTCAGATAATTGATAGGGAACTCCCTGAAGAAGGACCTTCTCTTTTTTATGACCGGTTTCTTCATCTGCGGTAATGGTTTTCATGCTTTCGCCTGTTCCTTTTAAAACTGCAGAAAGCTCTCTGTCATTCTTAATCGTCTTCAGGCTTATATATGGCTGCTTCCTGCCATTTCCTTTAGAGGAATACCACGCTTTCCCCTTTTCATCTACAATCATGATTCCTGTCTTTTCATCGGAAAGCTCAAGTGCAATCGATCGGGCAAGTTCCGCTGAGTCATGAATGTCATGATGATTTTCTAAAATTCCTGATATTTTGTCTGCCATTTGAGACAATTCGCTCTCTGCCTGATTGGTCTGATAATTCTCGATAAATTCAAACCAGAGGATCGTCAAAACGAGAAGAACGAACGCAACGAGCAGAAGAATGGTTCCCCAAAGCTTACCTACTACACTGCGCCAAAGTCTCATTCATTGCCAACCTCGAATTTATAGCCTACTCCCCAAACCGTTACAATCATTTTCGCCGCATCCTGTGATACTTTGTTTAATTTTTCCCTCAGTCTCTTCACATGAGTATCGACCGTCCGCAAGTCTCCAAAAAATTCATACTGCCAAACTTCTTTAAGCAGCTGTTCACGGTCGTACACTTTGTCCGGTGTCCGTGCAAGGAAGTAAAGCAGTTCATATTCCTTCGGCGTAAGACTGACTTCTTTTCCGTCAGCTGTCACGCGGTGAGCGTCATGATCGATCGTTAAATGAGAGAAGACAATGACATTTTTCGCCTTTGTTTCGGTTTTTAAGAAGCTTGTAGATGAAGATCTGCGCAATAAAGCCTTCACTCTCAAAACGACTTCTCTCGGACTAAACGGTTTAATAATATAATCATCTGTTCCTACTTCGAAGCCCTGTACTCTGTTTGCTTCTTCTCCCTTAGCAGTCAGCATAATCACCGGGGTAGCCTTTTTCTCACGGAGCTGACGGCAAACTTCAACCCCATCAATGCCGGGCATCATTAAATCCAGCAGGATCAGATCATAATCATTCGCAAGGGCTAATTCCAATGCTTCGTCACCGTTTTCTGCTTCCTCTGTTGTATAGCCTTCCCGTTCCAAATACATTTTTAAGAGTCTTCTAATTCGGTCTTCATCATCCACTACTAGTATTTTACCGTTGATCATTTCTTCCATCATCTTCTCCTCCTTCATAGTTCAGTTCAGATATGTATGTGTTCATCATACTAATTAACATACCTCTCCTGCAACGAAGAGCCTTTTCCTTGATATAATCATTAGCTCTTTTCGAAATTTACCAGTTGTTAACTAGGTCCTTGGCGCAAGGTTCGAGACTCCGCTGGAACTGAGGCTCACCTCCCGGAGCCCTTGGAAAACCAGCATTGTTTGCTACAACAAAGGGACTGGTTCAATGAAAACCGGCCCCTTTTATGATTATGCATATGAATGAAGACCCGCAATGACCATGTTCACAAAAATCAGATTAAACATGATGATGGCAAAACCAATAACAGCAAGCCACGCTGATTTTTCTCCATGCCAGCCCCTTGATAAACGCAAATGAAGGTAAGCCGCATAAAACAGCCATGTTATTAAAGCCCAAACCTCTTTGGGATCCCATCCCCAAAAACGGTTCCAGGCAAGCTGGGCCCAAATCATAGCAAATATGAGCGCACCAAGCGTAAACACCGGGAATCCAATGGTTACAGAACGGTAGCCAATCTCATCTGTTAAATCAAGATTGACTTTTCTCGTTAAGGGCTGAAGAACAGCTGATATTCTTTTCCTCGCAATCAGCCTGAATAATCCATAAAGGATGATACCGGCAAGCAAAGACCACAACACAGTATTGAATTTACTTCCATCGATGATGGCAGGCAATGAAAACAGCGGCTTCATGGCCCCTTCTGCAGCAAGCTTCCATTCATTCGGACCAGCAATTGCCGGCAAATGGTACACCATTGTATCTGCCTGGCCCCGCTTGTCTATCCATGAAAATTCAGTTTCATAGTCAGCGAGACGGAAGCCGGTTGTAATCAATATGTAGCCTAGAGTCATAATAAGAATAAACATGATAGCTTCCAGCCAGAATGTCTTCTTTGACGGCTTTGACTGGTCTACATTTTTCAAAAGATAGATTAGACCGGCAATAAAACTTAGCGCTAAAATAGCCTGGCCAAGAGCAGCCGTTGTAACGTGAATGTGCAGCCACTGGCTCTGCAGGGCAGGAATAAGCGGAGTGACATAGGACGGAAACATGCTCCCGTATGCGATAATTAAAAGGACAATCGGGAGAGTAAACAATCCAAGAATAGAAACCTTATACATAAAATAGATAATGATAAAGGCTAAAACAAGCATCATTCCAAAAAAAGTGGTGAACTCATACATGTTGCTGACAGGCGCATGGCCTGAAGCAATCCACCGGGTAATAAAGAAACCCAATTGAGAAGCAAATCCTGTGATGGTAACCGCCACTGCTGCTTTGGCCCATCGATTCGGCCCCGCTGCTGTCCGGCGTTTATCCCTTATGGAACCGCCGAAAAGAAAGGTTCCTGCAAGATATAAAATGAAAGCCGCAAATAAAAAGCCACTGCTAATTTCCGCCAATTCCAACCCCTCCGCTTCGTATCTCGCTATTTTTTTGATCCCAAGGTGCCGGGAAGGACGTTCCTTCGACTGCATCCTCAATTTCTTTTTTCAGGGTGTACCAGTTTTTATTCGTGTGTCCTGCCACTAAAATCATGCCATTTTCTCTCTTGAACCAAATCCGGCGGTGGTTCCAGTACATTCCCTGACATACCCCGATCATAAAGATCAAACCGCCCAGAGCGATAACCCATATGGTTAAATCTTTTTTAACCGTAAGCAACGATTGGCTTATCGTCTTGACACCCGCAAATTTCATCGCCATCTTGTTTTCGCCGTTTGGCTCCAAATTCATCTGAATTCCGACGAAGCTTACTTCTCCATCAGGTTTTTCTGGGGATATCATATTAAATACAAAAGCCGGATTGATTGGTGCCCGGGATTTTGTGTCCGGTCTTCCTTCCTCATTCATATAGAAATCCGGGAGGTAGGTGAGGACCTCGACTTTGTGTCCTTTCCCGAGGTCATATTCTGACTTAGGTTCATCAAGGTCCACTGTAATTGGCCCAAACGTTTCCTTTGAATCTTTGTTTAATAGATTAAATTTCAATTCCTTTAATGCTCCTGTAGAGTAGCTGTTTTGATATAAACCAAAAGATTCAAACTGAAGCGGATGATTCACTTTTATTGCATCCCGCTTTACTTCCTTCAGCTCTGGTTTCTCACCGGGAAGCGCATTACCGACTCGTTCATAAAGCACGGCATCTGTTTGAAAATTTTTCGCCACATTTCCCTCACCTGCTTCATTAATGGCTTCCTGGAATACAGCTTTTTCTTTACCGGATTCGTACGTTTCAATCGTAAATTTTTCATTCTTCAGAAAATACTTTCCATCTGTTCCGGGGATGGCTGCAACCTGACCTTCTCTCAGCCACATGTTTTCATCTACATACATTCCGGGTACAAACCTCAGCATCGCACCAATTAAGACAATAATCAGTCCCACATGATTTACATAGGGGCCCCATCTGGAGAAGCGTCCCTTTTCAGCCATCAGATTCCCGTTCTCGGTTAAGACCCTATAGCGTTTTTTCTCCAGCTTTTCTTTCACGATTTGCAGATCATTATCTTTATCAAGAACCCGTTCACCGTATAAGCGCTGTCTTCTCAAAAAAGCCGTGTTTTTCGTGATTCCCTGCACATTGAGCGTCCGGTAAAGAGGAATCACCCGATCAAGACTTGCTACGACTAATGAGATTCCAAGACAAGCAATAAGGGTAATGTACCACCATGAGCCGTAAAGATTATGAAAGCCAAGCATGTAGTAGATTTCTCCCGGCACGCCAAATTCGTCTTTGTAATAGTCTTCCGGAAGTACATTGGAAGGTATATACTCCACTTGAGTGAAAATCGTTCCTACAGCCGAAGCCGCCAGAGTAAGAATAATCAGCCAAACTCCTACCTTAACTGATGAAAAAAAGTTCCACACTTTATCAATCCATGTTTTCCTGTATGTTTGAGACCGCCTCGCGCTGCCATCATACCTCATATCAAGCAGAGGCCCGGAATCGGTGACCGGATTCTCGTAATCTGCCAGCTGCTTTCCGCAGGACTCACATAGCAGGGTCCCGGGAGGATTAATGTGTCCGCACTCGCACTTCAATTCTTCCATGTGCATGACTCCCTATCTAAGGTTTGATAGATTCCATCATATCTCTTATATTACGTTCTGTTTGCTGACCTTTTACAATATTGGTAACCTTTCCAGTTTTATCAATCAGAAACGTTGTCGGCAGCGGTTTAACTCCGTATTCATCAAGAATCTGCCTGTCCTTATCAATGCCTATAGGGAAAGTCAATCCATACTGCTTCGCAAAGCTGTTTACAGCAACGTCTGACTCCGCTATATTCACGGCAATAATTTCAACCCCTAAATTCTTATAATGATCATATTGGTTATCCATATAGGGCATCTCTCTCTTGCACGGCTCGCACCACGTCCCCCAAAAATTCAAAAGAACTCCCTTGCCGCGGTATTCAGATAGCTGATGGCGCTCACCCTCAAGATCTGTAACGACAAAATCCGGCGCCTCACTCCCTACCTTCACTCTCTCTTTATTAGCAAAAAAATTGGAGTACAGCGTATAAGCCAAAGCCGCAGCCAGCACAAAGAGAATCGCACTTCTCACAAC
Protein-coding regions in this window:
- a CDS encoding ATP-binding protein encodes the protein MRLWRSVVGKLWGTILLLVAFVLLVLTILWFEFIENYQTNQAESELSQMADKISGILENHHDIHDSAELARSIALELSDEKTGIMIVDEKGKAWYSSKGNGRKQPYISLKTIKNDRELSAVLKGTGESMKTITADEETGHKKEKVLLQGVPYQLSEGKHGAVFVSQSLASIREATASTTRYTFIGAAVGLILTTIFAFFLSTRITYPLRKMREAALELTKGKFDKKVPILTGDEIGELAAAFNQMGRQLKYHINALNQEKEHLTSILSSMADGVITLNIDGTILVTNPPAERFLQAWYYEQQMDIKSGEELPPEAKELFRRVVNTEKEQVIEMTLQGRFWVMVMGPLYDQDYVRGAVAVLRDMTEERRLDKLRKDFIANVSHELRTPIALLQGYSEAIVDDIASTDEEKKEISKVIYEESLRMGRLVNELLDLARMEAGHVTLLYEEVHVSELVSKISRKFQGMARDKTIELSTSLNLDHDSFVMDSDKIEQVLTNLVDNAIRHTDEGGKVTFSVQSADKGLRFDVTDTGTGIPEEDLPFVFERFYKADKARTRGRAGTGLGLAIAKNIIEAHHGTITVHSKIHEGTTFTFYLSKVDEAQLKGDTES
- a CDS encoding response regulator transcription factor, with the protein product MEEMINGKILVVDDEDRIRRLLKMYLEREGYTTEEAENGDEALELALANDYDLILLDLMMPGIDGVEVCRQLREKKATPVIMLTAKGEEANRVQGFEVGTDDYIIKPFSPREVVLRVKALLRRSSSTSFLKTETKAKNVIVFSHLTIDHDAHRVTADGKEVSLTPKEYELLYFLARTPDKVYDREQLLKEVWQYEFFGDLRTVDTHVKRLREKLNKVSQDAAKMIVTVWGVGYKFEVGNE
- the ccsB gene encoding c-type cytochrome biogenesis protein CcsB; protein product: MAEISSGFLFAAFILYLAGTFLFGGSIRDKRRTAAGPNRWAKAAVAVTITGFASQLGFFITRWIASGHAPVSNMYEFTTFFGMMLVLAFIIIYFMYKVSILGLFTLPIVLLIIAYGSMFPSYVTPLIPALQSQWLHIHVTTAALGQAILALSFIAGLIYLLKNVDQSKPSKKTFWLEAIMFILIMTLGYILITTGFRLADYETEFSWIDKRGQADTMVYHLPAIAGPNEWKLAAEGAMKPLFSLPAIIDGSKFNTVLWSLLAGIILYGLFRLIARKRISAVLQPLTRKVNLDLTDEIGYRSVTIGFPVFTLGALIFAMIWAQLAWNRFWGWDPKEVWALITWLFYAAYLHLRLSRGWHGEKSAWLAVIGFAIIMFNLIFVNMVIAGLHSYA
- the resB gene encoding cytochrome c biogenesis protein ResB, whose product is MEELKCECGHINPPGTLLCESCGKQLADYENPVTDSGPLLDMRYDGSARRSQTYRKTWIDKVWNFFSSVKVGVWLIILTLAASAVGTIFTQVEYIPSNVLPEDYYKDEFGVPGEIYYMLGFHNLYGSWWYITLIACLGISLVVASLDRVIPLYRTLNVQGITKNTAFLRRQRLYGERVLDKDNDLQIVKEKLEKKRYRVLTENGNLMAEKGRFSRWGPYVNHVGLIIVLIGAMLRFVPGMYVDENMWLREGQVAAIPGTDGKYFLKNEKFTIETYESGKEKAVFQEAINEAGEGNVAKNFQTDAVLYERVGNALPGEKPELKEVKRDAIKVNHPLQFESFGLYQNSYSTGALKELKFNLLNKDSKETFGPITVDLDEPKSEYDLGKGHKVEVLTYLPDFYMNEEGRPDTKSRAPINPAFVFNMISPEKPDGEVSFVGIQMNLEPNGENKMAMKFAGVKTISQSLLTVKKDLTIWVIALGGLIFMIGVCQGMYWNHRRIWFKRENGMILVAGHTNKNWYTLKKEIEDAVEGTSFPAPWDQKNSEIRSGGVGIGGN
- the resA gene encoding thiol-disulfide oxidoreductase ResA — encoded protein: MEKRKRLVVRSAILFVLAAALAYTLYSNFFANKERVKVGSEAPDFVVTDLEGERHQLSEYRGKGVLLNFWGTWCEPCKREMPYMDNQYDHYKNLGVEIIAVNIAESDVAVNSFAKQYGLTFPIGIDKDRQILDEYGVKPLPTTFLIDKTGKVTNIVKGQQTERNIRDMMESIKP